A single window of Aquarana catesbeiana isolate 2022-GZ linkage group LG10, ASM4218655v1, whole genome shotgun sequence DNA harbors:
- the UBE2J2 gene encoding ubiquitin-conjugating enzyme E2 J2 translates to MSSNSNKRAPTTATQRLKQDYLRIKKDPVPYICAEPLPSNILEWHYVVRGPEMTPYEGGYYHGKLIFPREFPFKPPSIYMITPNGRFKCNTRLCLSITDFHPDTWNPAWSVSTILTGLLSFMVEKGPTLGSIETSDFTKRQLAAQSLAFNLKDKVFCELFPEVVEEIKKKQRAQEELTNRPQSLPLPDVVPDTEAHFGQNGAPLLNGHAPLAAANHPGLQQPNRNHGLLGGALANVFVIVGFAAFAYTVKYVLRSIAQE, encoded by the exons ATGAGCAGCAACAGTAATAAAAGAGCACCAACAACTGCAACACAACGGTTAAAGCAAGACTATCTGCGCATCAAAAAAGACCCAGTGCCTTATATCTGTGCCGAACCCCTCCCTTCAAATATTTTGGAATG GCATTACGTGGTTCGAGGACCCGAGATGACCCCTTATGAAG GTGGTTACTACCATGGGAAACTAATATTTCCAAGAGAATTCCCCTTTAAACCACCTAGTATTTATATGATCACTCCTAATGGACGGTTTAAATGCAACACACG ACTCTGCCTTTCGATCACAGACTTCCACCCAGACACATGGAACCCAGCATGGTCGGTATCAACAATCCTCACAGGTCTACTCAGCTTCATGGTGGAGAAAGGACCCACCCTGGGTAGCATAGAGACCTCAGACTTTACT AAACGACAACTCGCAGCACAAAGTTTAGCGTTTAACCTAAAAGATAAAGTTTTTTGTGAGCTGTTTCCAGAAGTAGTTGAG GAAATAAAGAAGAAGCAGCGCGCACAAGAAGAACTAACCAACCGGCCACAGTCCCTTCCTCTCCCAGACGTAGTGCCAGACACAGAAGCCCACTTTGGTCAGAATGGAGCTCCACTCTTGAACGGCCATGCCCCCTTGGCAGCAGCAAATCACCCCGGTCTACAACAGCCAAACCGTAACCATGGACTTTTAGGGGGTGCCCTGGCCAATGTCTTTGTCATAGTGGGATTTGCAGCCTTCGCCTATACAGTCAAGTATGTACTGAGAAGCATAGCCCAGGAATGA